The Leucobacter sp. UCMA 4100 genome window below encodes:
- a CDS encoding MFS transporter → MNEPHERPKKSRLFVDLAPFKASPAFTRLYIGNSVSLIGSQMTIVAVGMHVYDLTGSTLAVSMVALWALGPMIIAGLWGGMLADVFDRRTLSLVTATVSWASIGALAVISFLGVTETWPLYLLAALNASAATILGATRSAIMPRILPPNLIPQASALFGISFGIGVAVGPALGGVLVSSVGFGYTYLVDVVLFTAGFLGVLSLPPIAPEGEAEKPGLRSLIEGWQFLKRSPNIRATFVFDIIAMVFGQPRVTFPAIGMVVLGGGYTTAGMLTAAVAVGAFLSSLGSGWVGNVRRQGVAVTGAIAVYGLSIAMFGAVILVAQLTGQATEETPRPLFIALAFIALAASGASDNISAVFRSTILQVSAPDHMRGRLQGIFTIVVTGGPRLGDLWAGMLTATLFLWVPSVVGGVIIMVFMGCAVKLARGFMAYDSTDPKP, encoded by the coding sequence ATGAACGAGCCACACGAGAGACCAAAGAAATCGAGGCTCTTTGTCGACCTCGCGCCGTTCAAAGCGAGCCCCGCCTTCACCCGACTCTACATCGGTAACTCGGTTTCGCTCATCGGGTCGCAAATGACCATTGTTGCCGTTGGCATGCACGTCTATGACCTCACCGGTTCGACGCTCGCGGTCTCGATGGTTGCGCTCTGGGCGCTCGGCCCCATGATTATTGCGGGGCTCTGGGGTGGCATGCTCGCCGATGTGTTTGACCGACGCACGCTCTCGCTCGTCACAGCGACGGTGTCGTGGGCTTCGATCGGGGCACTCGCCGTCATCTCCTTTCTCGGGGTGACCGAGACCTGGCCGCTCTACCTGCTCGCAGCGCTCAATGCCTCGGCCGCAACGATTCTCGGGGCGACCCGCTCGGCGATCATGCCGCGCATCTTGCCGCCCAACCTCATCCCGCAGGCGAGTGCGCTCTTTGGCATCTCTTTCGGTATCGGGGTTGCCGTGGGCCCCGCGCTCGGCGGCGTACTCGTGTCGAGCGTTGGCTTCGGTTACACCTACCTCGTCGACGTCGTGCTCTTTACCGCCGGTTTTCTCGGGGTGCTCTCGCTGCCGCCCATCGCTCCAGAGGGAGAGGCCGAGAAGCCCGGGTTGCGCTCGCTCATCGAGGGCTGGCAATTCTTGAAGCGCTCGCCCAACATTCGGGCGACGTTTGTCTTTGACATCATCGCGATGGTGTTCGGGCAGCCCCGTGTGACGTTCCCGGCAATCGGCATGGTCGTGCTGGGCGGTGGGTACACGACGGCGGGCATGCTCACGGCTGCCGTCGCCGTGGGCGCCTTCCTCTCGAGCCTCGGCTCAGGCTGGGTTGGCAACGTGAGAAGGCAGGGCGTTGCGGTCACGGGCGCCATCGCGGTATACGGGCTCTCGATCGCGATGTTTGGTGCCGTCATTCTTGTTGCGCAGCTCACCGGTCAGGCCACAGAAGAGACGCCGAGGCCACTCTTCATCGCGCTCGCATTTATTGCGCTCGCCGCCTCTGGCGCCTCAGACAACATCAGCGCGGTGTTTCGCAGCACCATTTTGCAGGTTTCGGCCCCCGACCACATGCGGGGCCGGCTGCAGGGCATCTTCACCATTGTCGTGACCGGTGGCCCTCGTCTTGGTGACCTCTGGGCGGGCATGCTCACCGCGACGCTCTTTCTCTGGGTGCCCTCGGTCGTCGGTGGCGTCATCATCATGGTCTTCATGGGCTGCGCGGTCAAACTTGCCCGCGGATTTATGGCCTATGATTCAACCGATCCAAAGCCCTAG
- a CDS encoding enoyl-CoA hydratase/isomerase family protein, whose product MESNDAPVLIDRLGHITRVTLNRPRAINALTLEMVEIMIQALEHAATDGSRAVVITGAGDRGLCGGGDIKAMAQDGAQHAHEFIEREYVLDLMTQELAIPVIGFMDGITMGGGIGLTGHAAHRIVTETSRLAMPETRIGIVPDVGGHLLLANAPGHLGEYLAVSSGQMDAGDAIALGFADVFVPRDRLPELTTALAEGGEDAESIERIIASFTTAAPESKLSARQREIDELFGEALSAPSFSPAALDLGEWAIAAALRLVALAEERMPEVASTIREMSPTSVIVTLAQITRTRQLGLTLEQVLRDDLRVCSRLFQRDFVEGVRARVIDKDNAPAWNPATLESVEAADIATIINPVE is encoded by the coding sequence ATGGAATCCAATGATGCACCCGTATTGATCGACCGACTCGGCCATATCACCCGTGTGACGTTGAATCGGCCACGAGCCATTAACGCGCTCACCCTCGAAATGGTCGAGATCATGATTCAGGCCCTCGAACACGCTGCGACCGACGGCTCGCGTGCCGTCGTGATAACCGGCGCCGGCGACCGAGGTCTGTGCGGTGGCGGTGACATCAAAGCCATGGCGCAAGATGGCGCCCAGCATGCTCACGAGTTCATCGAACGGGAGTATGTGCTTGACCTTATGACGCAGGAGCTCGCCATTCCCGTGATCGGGTTCATGGACGGCATCACGATGGGCGGCGGCATCGGGCTGACCGGACACGCTGCACACCGAATCGTCACCGAGACGAGTCGCCTCGCGATGCCCGAGACGCGCATTGGCATCGTGCCCGACGTCGGTGGGCACCTGCTGCTCGCCAACGCGCCGGGACACCTTGGCGAGTACCTCGCGGTGTCGAGCGGCCAGATGGACGCCGGCGATGCAATAGCACTCGGGTTCGCCGACGTCTTTGTGCCGCGTGATCGCCTGCCTGAGCTAACCACAGCGCTCGCCGAGGGCGGCGAAGATGCCGAGAGCATTGAGCGGATCATCGCCAGCTTTACCACCGCTGCTCCCGAGTCGAAGCTCAGTGCCCGGCAGCGCGAGATTGATGAGCTCTTTGGCGAAGCGCTCTCTGCCCCGTCGTTCTCGCCCGCGGCCCTCGACCTCGGCGAGTGGGCCATCGCGGCTGCGCTGCGTCTCGTGGCGCTTGCCGAAGAACGGATGCCAGAAGTCGCTTCGACCATTCGCGAGATGAGCCCGACCTCGGTCATTGTGACGCTCGCTCAGATCACCCGCACCAGGCAGCTTGGGCTTACGCTCGAACAGGTACTTCGCGATGACCTCAGGGTGTGCAGCAGACTCTTTCAACGCGACTTTGTTGAGGGCGTGCGCGCCCGGGTGATCGACAAAGACAACGCGCCGGCATGGAACCCGGCGACGCTCGAGTCTGTCGAGGCCGCAGACATCGCCACCATCATCAACCCCGTCGAATAG
- a CDS encoding MBL fold metallo-hydrolase, producing MSDTPRIELLRTQGTLWREAEGFSIENNVWIIGSDTEAIVIDAAHDAAEIAEAVGERTVHGILLTHGHEDHVNAALETAAKLDAPLFLHEADDFLWREIHAEAETPLELTHGDTFTVAGVTLETRHTPGHTPGSVCFVARDHGFVFSGDTLFQGGPGATRWEYSDFGQIITSIEEQLFSLDEQTQVLPGHGDPTTVAAEQVQLKAYLERGW from the coding sequence ATGAGCGACACACCACGCATCGAGCTGCTGCGCACACAGGGAACCCTGTGGCGCGAAGCAGAGGGCTTCAGCATTGAAAATAACGTGTGGATCATCGGCTCAGATACCGAGGCCATCGTCATCGACGCCGCTCACGACGCAGCCGAGATCGCTGAGGCGGTCGGCGAGCGAACCGTGCACGGTATTCTCCTGACCCACGGCCACGAAGATCACGTCAATGCGGCGCTTGAGACGGCCGCAAAGCTCGACGCTCCCCTCTTTCTTCACGAGGCTGACGACTTCTTGTGGCGCGAGATCCACGCAGAGGCCGAGACGCCACTCGAGCTCACCCACGGCGACACCTTTACGGTGGCGGGCGTCACGCTTGAGACGAGGCACACTCCGGGACACACCCCGGGCTCGGTCTGCTTCGTTGCGCGTGACCACGGCTTCGTCTTCTCTGGTGACACGCTCTTTCAGGGCGGCCCCGGCGCAACGCGCTGGGAGTACAGCGACTTCGGCCAGATCATTACCTCAATCGAAGAGCAGCTCTTTTCTCTCGACGAGCAGACGCAGGTGCTTCCCGGCCACGGTGACCCGACGACCGTTGCGGCAGAGCAAGTACAGCTAAAGGCGTACCTTGAGCGGGGTTGGTAA
- a CDS encoding ABC transporter permease codes for MIRFILTRTLTLILGLVLASAVIFITLRLLPGDVAQVIGGTQASPERIAEIREQLGLNVPLLTQYVQWIGGIVTGDLGTSILTGSPIEAEIVEKAAVTVPLTIYSLIIGLTIALPLGVITAVKHRSAASRFLSTASIAAAAVPVVWAGMLAIMVFSAWLGWFPSQGFPREGWESPLAAIRSLTLPALTIGLIEGAILFRFVKSATLTALDAPHVLTAMSHGLTRSRALVSHGLPSVGLSIISMLGLQVASLLVGAVVVEQLFTLPGLGRMLVSDVGNRDLLKVQSTLFVLTAVILILGAVIDIVHRLIDPRLAEAQR; via the coding sequence GTGATCCGTTTCATTCTCACACGCACCCTGACCCTCATCTTGGGTCTGGTGCTCGCGAGCGCCGTGATCTTCATCACGCTCAGGCTGCTCCCGGGCGACGTTGCGCAGGTTATTGGTGGCACTCAGGCGTCACCAGAGCGCATCGCTGAGATTCGCGAACAGCTAGGGCTCAACGTGCCGCTACTGACGCAGTATGTCCAGTGGATCGGCGGCATCGTCACCGGCGACCTCGGCACCTCCATCTTGACCGGTTCACCGATAGAGGCAGAGATCGTCGAAAAGGCCGCCGTGACGGTGCCCCTCACGATCTACTCACTGATCATTGGCCTCACGATCGCGCTGCCACTCGGGGTCATCACCGCCGTCAAGCACCGCAGCGCCGCATCGCGATTCCTCTCGACGGCGAGCATCGCGGCCGCAGCCGTTCCCGTCGTCTGGGCCGGCATGCTCGCGATCATGGTGTTTTCGGCATGGCTCGGTTGGTTCCCATCGCAGGGGTTCCCTCGCGAGGGCTGGGAGTCGCCGCTCGCCGCGATCCGCTCGCTCACCCTGCCCGCCCTCACGATCGGGCTCATCGAGGGAGCGATTCTCTTTCGCTTTGTGAAAAGCGCGACGCTCACGGCCTTAGACGCGCCCCACGTGCTCACCGCGATGTCGCACGGCCTCACCCGCTCGCGCGCACTCGTGAGCCACGGCCTGCCGAGCGTCGGGCTCTCGATCATCTCGATGCTCGGTCTGCAGGTTGCCTCGTTACTCGTGGGCGCCGTCGTCGTCGAGCAACTCTTCACTCTTCCAGGTCTCGGGCGCATGCTCGTGAGCGATGTCGGGAACCGTGACCTGCTCAAGGTACAGTCGACGCTCTTCGTGCTCACCGCGGTGATCCTCATTCTCGGAGCCGTTATTGACATCGTGCACCGCCTGATCGACCCGAGACTTGCGGAGGCCCAGCGATGA
- a CDS encoding Fe-S oxidoreductase, translated as MELRTRPYPFAWLGYAYATTVGFVWGALLSRGEIEKHGRLWVFRGMPSWAFGRGGSCVGACYLTDQNVTPAVLAHEEIHRQQWRTFGLAMPVLYWLSGRNPHTNVFEVNAGLEQGGYTTKKGTVS; from the coding sequence ATGGAGTTACGCACGAGACCATACCCTTTTGCGTGGCTCGGCTACGCGTATGCCACCACCGTGGGGTTTGTGTGGGGCGCGCTGCTGAGCCGTGGCGAGATTGAAAAGCACGGCAGGCTGTGGGTCTTTCGCGGCATGCCCTCATGGGCTTTTGGCCGAGGCGGATCGTGCGTTGGCGCGTGCTATCTCACCGACCAGAACGTCACCCCAGCGGTGCTCGCGCACGAAGAGATCCACCGTCAGCAATGGCGCACCTTCGGTCTCGCGATGCCCGTGCTCTACTGGCTTTCGGGCCGAAACCCACACACCAACGTGTTCGAGGTCAACGCCGGGCTTGAACAGGGCGGTTACACGACGAAGAAAGGGACGGTCTCATGA
- a CDS encoding alpha/beta fold hydrolase yields MTHSSEFRFLHEHAERVNRLAPLPKVERKSVLAPSGRRVSALVSNDPLARGTEPVVFLHGAGLNAHTFDATVLALEENTVSIDLPGHGRSDWRDDADYSPTTVAADVAATIASLTSGDVHLVGQSLGGLTAAALIPLLHSRLRTVTLIDITPGFDPARDATDVSHFISGKRVFASYDEMVDRAIAFGLGSDRAALTREIALNARERSDGRVEWSHHFAQLDGLDAAASGPEAQRPFEGLWQHLASLGARVTGVRGAAGLVTDQLQSEWRNRLPEAEMITLQGGHNVQEAVPAQLGFCIRKIVLA; encoded by the coding sequence GTGACACACAGCTCAGAGTTTCGCTTCCTTCATGAGCACGCTGAGCGGGTGAACCGGCTCGCTCCCCTACCAAAGGTTGAGCGCAAGAGCGTGCTCGCCCCCAGTGGGCGTCGCGTGAGCGCCCTCGTCAGCAACGACCCACTCGCTCGCGGCACCGAGCCGGTCGTGTTTCTGCACGGCGCTGGCCTCAATGCTCACACGTTTGACGCGACGGTTCTCGCGCTCGAAGAGAATACGGTGTCAATCGATCTTCCCGGACACGGCCGAAGCGACTGGCGTGACGATGCCGACTATTCGCCGACCACGGTCGCCGCAGACGTTGCCGCGACGATCGCCTCGCTCACGAGCGGTGATGTGCACCTCGTCGGGCAGTCACTCGGTGGGCTCACCGCGGCCGCGCTCATTCCCCTCTTACATAGCCGCCTTCGCACCGTCACGCTCATCGACATCACCCCCGGGTTTGACCCAGCGCGCGACGCAACCGACGTGTCCCACTTCATCTCGGGAAAGCGTGTCTTTGCCTCGTACGACGAGATGGTCGACCGGGCAATCGCGTTTGGCCTGGGCAGCGACCGGGCAGCGCTCACGCGCGAGATCGCACTGAACGCCCGTGAACGAAGCGACGGTCGTGTCGAGTGGAGCCACCACTTTGCACAGCTTGACGGTCTCGACGCCGCGGCGTCAGGCCCAGAAGCACAACGCCCTTTCGAGGGGCTCTGGCAGCACCTGGCGTCACTTGGTGCACGGGTCACCGGGGTGCGCGGCGCGGCGGGGCTCGTCACCGATCAGCTTCAGAGCGAGTGGCGAAACCGCCTTCCCGAGGCCGAGATGATCACCCTTCAAGGCGGTCATAACGTGCAAGAAGCGGTGCCCGCTCAGCTCGGTTTCTGCATACGCAAGATCGTCTTGGCATAA
- a CDS encoding ABC transporter substrate-binding protein translates to MTQPHLGNSGSEYRKKNRSKLPLIIGAVAAVAVVTGGIFLAQSLSKKPAEDAASELTIGILLPPTNLDIRNTSGVALDQVLADNVYQGLIGFVPGTLELREVLAKSYTVSDDGKRYEFTLRDDVTFHSGASLTAEDVITSLSETLGDTVTVSSPSEGLVVIELAEPNAFFPFQLAGREGLILEAAATNDLKNTANGTGPYTLASWKEGDSITLVKNEQYWGTEASLDRAVYRYISDGKAAVNASLDGDLDAQIAVLPSLVPELEQSGEFTLVNAESSDVFTLGYNNAKAPFDDERVRTAFSQAIDSSALVEALQGDAKPLGGPITSLEPGYEDLTSINAYDPDNARALLEEAGASDLSVTVTVPNFYDTVALDIVKSQLAEVGVTLNIKQVEFGTWLEDVYTNHDFDLSFVDHAEPFDFGNYADSGYYFGFDNAEAQQLYAEALKAPSTDEMSPLLAKAARVVAEEAPAKWLYNYTPTNAVAEHVRGFPESNTNSRINLEGVTIEK, encoded by the coding sequence GTGACGCAGCCTCACCTCGGCAACTCTGGGTCAGAGTACCGTAAAAAGAACCGTTCGAAGCTTCCCCTCATCATCGGAGCGGTCGCTGCCGTCGCCGTGGTTACCGGAGGCATCTTCTTGGCGCAGAGCCTCTCGAAGAAGCCAGCAGAAGACGCCGCCTCTGAACTCACGATCGGTATTCTGCTGCCGCCCACCAACCTCGATATTCGCAACACCTCGGGAGTTGCCCTCGACCAGGTGCTCGCCGACAACGTGTACCAGGGCCTCATTGGCTTTGTTCCCGGCACGCTTGAACTGCGCGAGGTGCTCGCCAAGAGCTACACCGTGAGCGACGACGGCAAACGCTACGAGTTCACCCTGCGCGATGACGTGACCTTCCACTCGGGTGCCTCACTCACCGCAGAAGACGTCATCACCTCGCTCTCCGAGACGCTCGGCGACACCGTCACGGTCTCTTCACCGTCAGAGGGCCTTGTCGTCATCGAGCTTGCAGAGCCCAACGCGTTCTTCCCGTTCCAGCTCGCTGGCCGCGAGGGGCTCATTCTTGAAGCTGCCGCGACCAACGACCTCAAGAACACGGCCAACGGCACCGGCCCCTACACGCTCGCTTCATGGAAAGAGGGCGACAGCATCACTCTCGTGAAGAACGAGCAGTACTGGGGCACCGAGGCTTCGCTCGACCGCGCCGTCTACCGCTACATCAGCGACGGCAAGGCCGCGGTCAATGCGAGCCTCGACGGCGACCTCGACGCGCAAATCGCCGTGCTTCCCTCACTCGTTCCCGAGCTCGAACAGAGCGGCGAGTTCACCCTCGTGAACGCCGAAAGTTCAGACGTCTTCACCCTCGGCTACAACAACGCCAAGGCTCCCTTCGACGACGAGCGAGTTCGCACCGCCTTCTCGCAGGCGATCGACAGCTCAGCACTCGTTGAGGCACTGCAGGGCGACGCCAAGCCGCTCGGTGGCCCCATCACCTCGCTCGAGCCCGGCTACGAAGACCTCACCTCGATCAACGCCTACGACCCAGACAACGCTCGCGCACTGCTCGAAGAGGCAGGTGCCAGCGATCTCTCGGTCACCGTCACCGTGCCGAACTTCTACGACACGGTCGCGCTCGACATCGTGAAGTCTCAGCTCGCCGAGGTTGGCGTCACGCTGAACATCAAGCAGGTCGAGTTCGGCACCTGGCTCGAAGACGTCTACACGAACCACGACTTCGACCTCAGCTTCGTCGACCACGCCGAGCCCTTTGATTTCGGCAACTACGCCGACAGCGGCTACTACTTCGGCTTCGATAACGCCGAGGCGCAGCAACTCTACGCAGAGGCGCTCAAGGCCCCGTCAACCGATGAGATGTCGCCACTGCTCGCGAAGGCTGCACGCGTTGTCGCCGAAGAAGCTCCTGCCAAGTGGCTCTACAACTACACGCCGACCAACGCTGTTGCCGAGCACGTGAGGGGCTTTCCCGAGAGCAACACGAATTCGCGCATCAACCTCGAGGGTGTCACAATCGAGAAGTGA
- a CDS encoding DUF3097 family protein translates to MTYDDRYGRDAVADFRDRRRAAKPPEVELTKGLLLEHALTEFFGEVVKLPEGGVIALRDFDGFTRSFPVKDAFLVDGKRVTLVAARGPQTRLVSASGSILGERKRAQVARASRIFVEGKHDAELIEKVWGDDLREAAIVVELLDGVDHLETVLEEFAPGPERRAGILVDHLVERSKESRIAEQIERRFGEGVLILGHPFVDVWQAVKPARLGIERWPVPPRSVEWKRGVCQALGWPHEEQADIAEAWQRILSRVTTYRDLEPALSGQVEHLIDFVTVGHH, encoded by the coding sequence ATGACATACGACGATCGATACGGGCGTGACGCGGTCGCTGACTTTCGTGACCGTCGACGCGCAGCAAAACCACCCGAGGTTGAGCTCACCAAGGGACTCCTGCTCGAGCACGCGCTCACTGAGTTTTTCGGTGAGGTCGTGAAGTTACCCGAGGGCGGAGTGATCGCGCTGCGCGACTTCGATGGCTTCACGAGGTCGTTTCCCGTCAAAGACGCTTTCCTCGTCGACGGCAAGCGTGTCACCCTCGTTGCCGCACGCGGCCCCCAGACCCGTCTCGTCTCGGCATCTGGTTCGATTCTCGGCGAGCGCAAGCGGGCGCAGGTCGCGCGGGCGAGCAGAATCTTTGTCGAGGGTAAGCATGATGCCGAGCTCATCGAGAAGGTGTGGGGCGACGATCTTCGCGAGGCTGCGATCGTGGTCGAGCTCCTTGACGGCGTTGACCACCTCGAGACGGTGCTTGAGGAGTTTGCGCCGGGCCCCGAACGCCGCGCCGGCATTCTCGTCGATCACCTCGTCGAGCGTTCAAAGGAGTCTCGCATCGCCGAGCAGATCGAGCGCCGTTTTGGCGAGGGTGTGCTCATTCTCGGTCACCCCTTCGTCGATGTGTGGCAGGCGGTGAAGCCCGCGCGTCTCGGTATCGAGCGCTGGCCTGTCCCACCCCGCAGCGTTGAATGGAAGCGCGGCGTATGCCAGGCACTCGGTTGGCCACACGAGGAGCAGGCCGATATCGCCGAGGCATGGCAGCGCATTCTTTCGCGCGTGACCACCTACCGTGATCTCGAGCCCGCGCTCAGCGGGCAGGTCGAGCACCTCATCGACTTTGTGACGGTCGGGCATCACTAG